The region CTTCGTTTTCAAGCACTTCTTGGGCTGTGCCGTCGAAAACGATGCCGCCGGTGTCCAGGATTACGGCGCGATCCGCCAGCTCTAGAGCACGCACCGCGTTCTGCTCGACAATGATTGTAGTGATGCCCTGGGCTTTGATGATGCGCAGGGTTTTCTCAATTTCATCGACAATGACAGGTGCAAGGCCTTCGTAGGGCTCGTCAAGTAAAAGAACTTTGATGTCGCGGGCAAGCGCCCGGGCGATGGCAAGCATTTGCTGTTCACCGCCCGAGAGCGTGACCCCTTCCTGCTTCCGACGCTCCCCGAGCCGGGGGAAGAGATCATAGAGGCGCTCGATCGACCAGCCAATTGGCGGAGCAATTTGCGCCAGTTGCAGGTTTTCTTCGACGGTCAGGCCGGGAATGATGGAGCGATCTTCGGGGACGAGAGCAATGCCCTCGGCAGAGGCCTCGTAGCTACGCATTTTGTGCAGAGGCTTGTGATCCAGCCAGATTTCTCCGTGCGTTACCTGGGGGTCATCCATGCGGGCGATCGAACGTAGTGTAGACGTTTTGCCAGCACCGTTACGTCCAAGTA is a window of Cognatishimia sp. WU-CL00825 DNA encoding:
- a CDS encoding ABC transporter ATP-binding protein yields the protein MNSKPDFSNSRNRAETAPAFLSIWDMESYYGESYIVQNISFNVHEGEILALLGRNGAGKTSTLRSIARMDDPQVTHGEIWLDHKPLHKMRSYEASAEGIALVPEDRSIIPGLTVEENLQLAQIAPPIGWSIERLYDLFPRLGERRKQEGVTLSGGEQQMLAIARALARDIKVLLLDEPYEGLAPVIVDEIEKTLRIIKAQGITTIIVEQNAVRALELADRAVILDTGGIVFDGTAQEVLENEELRAEYLAI